A single Filimonas effusa DNA region contains:
- a CDS encoding zinc-dependent metalloprotease, with protein MKLRKQWLIKAALFAMPAIAGAQQEKKGIPDMRDIIKANHNSYYGMFNLYVQEGRYLAEIPDRLLGRDILTSITIIKGSAQRQRNPAQRFGFAGDAMNDRVIRFRKAGGDRIEITTPVFSQATDSTNLYYHVWKSGLLPAYLSFDIKAHTDSSSLIDLTDLLDDDNDLISLNGAKDDLKLGSFEPEKSKIIGVNAFENNLVFRTQKSYGAASNTGAASPGEEASSAPQKKQPPHSTRWEIGASWYLLPETPMTPRLADKRVGYFTTVQKNYDKNPNEVAMVAVANRWRIEPRKEDIPKYLRGELVEPQKPIVFYVDRNMPSYLIPYVIKGVNAWQSSFEKIGFKNAILARLAPTPAEDSLYSMEDARYSYISYKPSEMANAYGPQLVDPRSGEILSSHIAVFHNILELLQRWYFSMCSATDTAARNLPMNKALAGKMLQNVITHEVGHTIGLRHDFAGSNSYDIDSIRNPAYVRQHGFGPSVMDYMRFNYVAQPGDGMTQDDLFPRIGVYDDYAIAWGYRYNTTPTNPYQESKELEQWVSEQRKDHRCFYLDESTIGDPRVQSEDVGNNSMKASRLGIANLKRTMQHLEEWADNTTEDDYATLRSMYRAVEGRYYTYLGHVLKNIGGDSIDVALRAEQKDNFIPVSKALQQEAVNYICEFMLKEPTWMYPADILTKTRFNFARDVAGPYDDLMGRLLSRYYFINRNNAVAGSADYQPKQFLQQLYTTIFGNIRNGQPISQYDRFIQSSFTNKLLTHAGSRAVPDPINRELIKMLENASAAARAGAAINKDHLSAAHLRGLADLIEMWKTGTRKAYQK; from the coding sequence ATGAAACTGAGAAAGCAATGGCTCATAAAGGCAGCCCTGTTTGCTATGCCCGCAATTGCAGGCGCACAGCAAGAGAAAAAGGGGATTCCTGATATGCGCGATATCATCAAAGCAAATCACAACAGCTACTACGGTATGTTCAACCTGTATGTGCAGGAAGGCCGATACCTGGCAGAAATACCCGATCGCCTGCTGGGTCGCGATATACTCACCAGCATCACTATCATTAAAGGCTCTGCCCAGCGTCAGCGTAATCCTGCACAAAGGTTCGGCTTCGCAGGGGATGCCATGAACGACAGGGTTATCCGCTTCAGGAAAGCCGGGGGCGACCGGATCGAAATTACCACCCCGGTATTTTCACAGGCTACAGACTCCACCAATCTCTATTACCATGTATGGAAATCGGGACTGCTGCCGGCTTATCTCTCTTTCGATATAAAAGCACACACCGATAGCAGTTCACTGATAGACCTTACCGATCTGCTGGATGACGACAATGATCTCATTTCTTTAAACGGCGCCAAAGACGATTTGAAACTAGGCTCCTTTGAACCAGAGAAATCAAAGATCATAGGTGTAAACGCTTTTGAGAACAACCTTGTTTTCCGCACACAGAAAAGCTATGGGGCTGCTTCCAATACGGGAGCAGCCTCTCCCGGAGAGGAAGCATCAAGCGCTCCGCAGAAAAAGCAACCGCCACACTCCACCAGATGGGAAATAGGCGCATCCTGGTACCTGCTGCCTGAAACACCGATGACGCCACGGCTGGCAGATAAAAGAGTCGGGTATTTTACCACTGTTCAAAAGAACTACGATAAAAACCCCAATGAGGTAGCTATGGTAGCCGTCGCCAACAGATGGCGCATTGAACCACGTAAAGAAGATATCCCCAAATACCTGCGGGGCGAACTCGTAGAACCGCAAAAGCCGATTGTGTTCTATGTAGACAGGAATATGCCGTCTTATCTTATCCCGTACGTCATCAAAGGCGTAAATGCCTGGCAGTCCAGCTTCGAGAAGATAGGATTCAAAAACGCAATCCTGGCCCGCCTCGCCCCTACGCCAGCGGAAGATTCTCTTTACAGCATGGAAGATGCACGTTATTCCTATATCTCGTACAAACCTTCCGAGATGGCCAATGCCTATGGTCCACAGCTTGTAGATCCGCGCTCCGGCGAAATCTTAAGCTCTCACATCGCTGTTTTCCATAACATCCTGGAGTTATTGCAACGCTGGTATTTTTCCATGTGTTCCGCTACCGATACCGCGGCACGGAACCTGCCTATGAACAAAGCGCTCGCAGGTAAAATGCTCCAGAACGTTATCACGCACGAAGTAGGCCATACCATAGGCCTGCGTCACGACTTTGCGGGCAGCAACTCCTACGACATCGACAGTATCCGCAACCCGGCTTATGTTCGTCAACATGGCTTCGGGCCTTCGGTGATGGACTATATGCGTTTCAACTATGTAGCTCAGCCGGGCGACGGCATGACACAGGACGATTTATTTCCAAGGATCGGCGTTTACGACGACTACGCCATCGCGTGGGGTTATCGCTATAATACCACCCCAACCAATCCCTACCAGGAAAGCAAAGAACTCGAACAATGGGTATCAGAACAGCGTAAGGACCATCGCTGCTTTTACCTCGACGAAAGCACCATTGGCGATCCCCGCGTACAATCTGAAGATGTAGGCAACAACAGCATGAAAGCAAGCCGGCTGGGCATAGCCAACCTTAAACGTACCATGCAGCATCTCGAGGAATGGGCCGATAATACTACCGAAGACGACTACGCCACGCTCAGGTCTATGTACCGTGCCGTAGAAGGCCGCTATTATACTTACCTGGGGCATGTACTTAAGAACATTGGTGGCGACTCAATCGATGTGGCATTACGTGCCGAACAAAAAGATAATTTCATCCCCGTAAGTAAAGCGCTACAGCAGGAAGCGGTGAATTATATCTGTGAGTTCATGCTGAAAGAACCCACATGGATGTATCCCGCAGATATCCTCACCAAAACACGATTCAATTTCGCCAGAGACGTGGCAGGGCCTTACGACGACCTGATGGGCCGGCTGTTATCCCGGTACTACTTCATCAACCGGAACAACGCTGTAGCGGGCAGCGCAGACTATCAGCCCAAACAATTCCTGCAACAACTCTACACAACCATTTTCGGCAATATCCGCAATGGACAGCCCATTTCGCAATACGATCGTTTTATCCAATCATCCTTCACAAACAAACTGCTTACCCATGCTGGTAGCCGTGCCGTGCCGGATCCTATAAACAGGGAACTCATTAAAATGCTCGAAAACGCATCTGCCGCAGCACGCGCAGGCGCCGCCATCAACAAAGACCATTTATCGGCAGCGCATTTAAGAGGCCTCGCCGATCTTATTGAAATGTGGAAAACAGGAACCAGGAAAGCCTATCAGAAATAA
- a CDS encoding zinc-dependent metalloprotease, whose product MKHIIRITLAAIVMYSKLYAAERPLSFDKFYKASMKITPGTFTIYQDNDKYYMEIPAQILEKDVLVIGDITQGYSSLIAPSSGVIKFSQGDSSHLNIIRQEYKEAVSPSYNQEMEPLVRLSNLVPVSFVVKIEAYGKAPGSVIIDLSRQLREGGQFFSFRDFNALSRPDPERSGVQTIKAANDAVTFTVLRTQTDQSTQGGGKKMEIASAFLLHLTFQLLHDEQMQGRESDPRIGFSTVAFNDFGKSPYSVKNVKLIRKWNLSVKPADTTAYQNGVLVAPANPITVYIDRNMPSLFVPYVEQAIRQWEKAFAAAGFRNVFQISRNEEDNRLLYGKLLIKWGSVYNNADQSVIADPRSGEILAAKLTISEHLADNLLPWYFVACGLKDQRVISNFNNLQVKGELLEWVTANAMGELLGMENNYSGSNAFSTSQLRNTSWVKTHGLTSSVTDAIPFNYVAQPADQLPVNTLIAHVGAYDSLAIGWAYKCFRNEQETKQYLSNISYSNTALRYVPQENNDPFTQRLDLAADAVNASTLGIKHIATLYPQLESITAAMPGGDQDWALFDELSKAMLKTYDGYLKNVLWHIGGQSERPVLRNYNDTPVVYVSKKEQQQAFNFLEQYLFNGVPAFMKNKRAIRLKGETMDEAFQRMADAIIARLLNTDVLASLVAAENTMGNKAFTAAELFTLLDKTVFYNFSTTIIPDAHHVSLQRSMVSQLIQAVSKNAITSGLNGANEVLHVYFVHTLKNIDRMSKTHTDSTTRTRYQLLKQDIEKEYLMKPL is encoded by the coding sequence ATGAAACATATAATACGGATCACGCTGGCTGCAATAGTAATGTACAGCAAACTATATGCAGCAGAGCGCCCCCTCTCCTTCGATAAATTCTATAAAGCCAGTATGAAAATAACCCCTGGTACTTTTACCATATACCAGGATAACGATAAGTATTACATGGAAATACCAGCACAGATTTTAGAAAAAGACGTGTTGGTGATAGGTGATATAACACAAGGTTATTCGAGCCTGATAGCGCCCAGCTCGGGTGTTATAAAATTCAGCCAGGGCGACTCCTCTCACCTGAATATCATCAGGCAGGAATACAAGGAAGCCGTCTCTCCTTCTTACAACCAGGAGATGGAACCGCTGGTTCGCTTATCCAATCTTGTCCCCGTAAGCTTTGTCGTTAAAATAGAAGCCTATGGTAAAGCTCCGGGCAGTGTGATCATTGACCTCAGCCGCCAGCTAAGAGAAGGCGGGCAATTCTTCTCTTTCCGCGACTTTAATGCGCTCAGCCGCCCCGATCCTGAAAGATCAGGCGTACAAACCATAAAAGCAGCCAATGACGCAGTAACCTTCACCGTCTTACGCACGCAAACAGATCAGTCTACACAAGGTGGTGGCAAAAAAATGGAAATCGCCAGTGCCTTCCTCCTCCATCTCACCTTTCAGCTATTACATGACGAGCAAATGCAGGGCCGCGAATCGGATCCCCGCATCGGCTTCTCTACAGTCGCTTTTAATGATTTTGGTAAAAGTCCTTACAGCGTAAAGAATGTAAAACTCATACGCAAATGGAACCTCTCTGTAAAACCTGCCGATACCACCGCCTACCAGAACGGGGTATTGGTTGCACCAGCCAACCCCATCACTGTTTACATAGATCGCAACATGCCTTCCCTCTTTGTTCCCTATGTAGAACAAGCCATTCGTCAATGGGAAAAAGCGTTTGCGGCAGCAGGCTTCCGTAATGTTTTCCAGATAAGCCGCAATGAAGAAGATAATCGTCTTCTATACGGCAAACTGCTCATCAAATGGGGAAGTGTATACAACAACGCCGACCAGTCTGTGATAGCAGATCCCCGCAGCGGTGAAATCCTCGCTGCCAAACTCACCATTAGCGAACACCTGGCAGACAACCTGTTACCATGGTATTTTGTAGCCTGTGGTTTAAAAGATCAGCGCGTCATCAGCAACTTCAACAATCTCCAGGTTAAAGGCGAACTACTCGAATGGGTAACAGCCAATGCCATGGGTGAATTGCTGGGTATGGAAAACAACTACAGCGGAAGCAACGCCTTCAGCACAAGTCAACTGCGTAATACCAGTTGGGTAAAAACACATGGCCTCACGAGCTCCGTAACCGACGCCATTCCTTTCAACTACGTAGCACAGCCAGCCGATCAGTTGCCGGTAAACACACTCATCGCTCATGTGGGCGCCTACGACTCTCTCGCTATTGGCTGGGCATACAAATGCTTCAGGAACGAACAGGAGACGAAACAATACCTCAGCAATATCTCTTACAGTAACACTGCCCTCCGTTATGTACCCCAGGAGAATAATGATCCGTTTACCCAACGTCTCGATCTTGCAGCCGACGCGGTAAATGCCTCTACGCTGGGGATTAAACATATCGCTACTTTATATCCTCAGCTCGAAAGTATAACAGCCGCCATGCCTGGTGGCGACCAGGACTGGGCCTTATTCGATGAGCTGTCAAAAGCCATGCTGAAAACCTACGACGGTTATCTTAAAAACGTGTTATGGCATATCGGAGGTCAGTCTGAACGCCCGGTATTGAGGAACTATAACGATACGCCAGTAGTATATGTTTCAAAAAAGGAGCAACAGCAAGCCTTTAACTTCCTGGAACAATACCTATTCAACGGCGTTCCCGCATTTATGAAAAACAAGAGAGCCATAAGGCTCAAAGGCGAAACAATGGACGAAGCCTTCCAGCGCATGGCGGATGCCATCATTGCCCGCCTTTTGAATACCGATGTATTGGCCTCCCTGGTTGCAGCAGAAAATACAATGGGCAATAAAGCCTTTACTGCAGCAGAATTATTTACCCTTTTAGACAAGACTGTCTTTTACAACTTTAGTACAACAATCATCCCCGACGCCCACCATGTAAGTCTGCAAAGAAGCATGGTTAGCCAGCTTATACAGGCAGTATCCAAAAACGCCATCACAAGCGGGCTTAACGGCGCGAATGAAGTGTTGCATGTTTACTTTGTACACACACTCAAAAACATAGACCGCATGTCTAAAACGCATACGGATAGCACCACAAGAACCCGCTATCAATTGCTGAAACAAGACATCGAAAAAGAATACTTAATGAAACCGCTCTAA